The following coding sequences lie in one Anguilla rostrata isolate EN2019 chromosome 8, ASM1855537v3, whole genome shotgun sequence genomic window:
- the tmem70 gene encoding transmembrane protein 70, mitochondrial isoform X2, producing MFCLYLIRGTQSSLKYQPIVTHSRHIGKVIWPVSKINCINASPVRRIKSPYTCVSLKNQEHLLQVTKRPFFHSVSINKVQSSPLRESLRCFCSSSTSNSDEGNLIYTGSLAKAVLGVKFFSYSTSIFSMCVMPQVLLKTGLGVQSLALQVAFCGFIGIFTFITPVLLHLVTKGYVVRLYHNHKTDTYMAVTYSALLVEKKTVFHQSEVSVPDVSGMFTSFYANKRAMLVNPMLFSLPHDYNHLMGYDKPFTFDMDAFDKPDRSKQG from the exons atgttttgtttatatCTAATTCGTGGCACGCAGTCGTCTTTAAAATATCAGCCGATTGTCACTCATTCCCGCCATATCGGTAAAGTTATATGGCCGGTGtcaaaaattaattgcattaatGCATCGCCTGTTCGTAGGATCAAGTCTCCCTACACATGCGTATCGTTGAAGAATCAGGAACATTTGCTACAAGTCACAAAAAGGCCATTCTTCCATAGCGTTTCAATAAATAAG GTTCAGTCTTCTCCACTACGCGAGTCCCTGCGTTGCTTCTGTTCATCTTCTACCAGCAACTCCGATGAGGGAAACCTGATCTACACGGGCAGCCTGGCAAAAGCTGTTCTTG GTGTGAAATTCTTCTCCTACTCCACCAGTATAttcagcatgtgtgtgatgCCTCAAGTCCTCCTGAAAACGGGCCTGGGGGTCCAGAGCCTGGCCCTGCAGGTGGCCTTCTGTGGCTTCATTGGCATCTTCACCTTCATTACCCCAGTCCTCCTCCACCTGGTCACCAAGGGCTACGTGGTGCGCCTGTACCACAACCACAAAACCGACACCTACATGGCCGTCACCTACAGCGCCCTGCTGGTGGAGAAGAAGACCGTGTTCCACCAGAGCGAGGTCTCCGTGCCGGACGTGAGCGGCATGTTCACCAGCTTCTACGCCAACAAGAGGGCCATGCTGGTCAACCCCATGCTCTTCAGTCTGCCCCACGACTACAACCACCTCATGGGCTACGACAAGCCCTTCACCTTCGACATGGATGCGTTCGACAAGCCAGACAGAAGCAAGCAAGGCTGA
- the tmem70 gene encoding transmembrane protein 70, mitochondrial isoform X1, which produces MFCLYLIRGTQSSLKYQPIVTHSRHIGKVIWPVSKINCINASPVRRIKSPYTCVSLKNQEHLLQVTKRPFFHSVSINKQVQSSPLRESLRCFCSSSTSNSDEGNLIYTGSLAKAVLGVKFFSYSTSIFSMCVMPQVLLKTGLGVQSLALQVAFCGFIGIFTFITPVLLHLVTKGYVVRLYHNHKTDTYMAVTYSALLVEKKTVFHQSEVSVPDVSGMFTSFYANKRAMLVNPMLFSLPHDYNHLMGYDKPFTFDMDAFDKPDRSKQG; this is translated from the exons atgttttgtttatatCTAATTCGTGGCACGCAGTCGTCTTTAAAATATCAGCCGATTGTCACTCATTCCCGCCATATCGGTAAAGTTATATGGCCGGTGtcaaaaattaattgcattaatGCATCGCCTGTTCGTAGGATCAAGTCTCCCTACACATGCGTATCGTTGAAGAATCAGGAACATTTGCTACAAGTCACAAAAAGGCCATTCTTCCATAGCGTTTCAATAAATAAG CAGGTTCAGTCTTCTCCACTACGCGAGTCCCTGCGTTGCTTCTGTTCATCTTCTACCAGCAACTCCGATGAGGGAAACCTGATCTACACGGGCAGCCTGGCAAAAGCTGTTCTTG GTGTGAAATTCTTCTCCTACTCCACCAGTATAttcagcatgtgtgtgatgCCTCAAGTCCTCCTGAAAACGGGCCTGGGGGTCCAGAGCCTGGCCCTGCAGGTGGCCTTCTGTGGCTTCATTGGCATCTTCACCTTCATTACCCCAGTCCTCCTCCACCTGGTCACCAAGGGCTACGTGGTGCGCCTGTACCACAACCACAAAACCGACACCTACATGGCCGTCACCTACAGCGCCCTGCTGGTGGAGAAGAAGACCGTGTTCCACCAGAGCGAGGTCTCCGTGCCGGACGTGAGCGGCATGTTCACCAGCTTCTACGCCAACAAGAGGGCCATGCTGGTCAACCCCATGCTCTTCAGTCTGCCCCACGACTACAACCACCTCATGGGCTACGACAAGCCCTTCACCTTCGACATGGATGCGTTCGACAAGCCAGACAGAAGCAAGCAAGGCTGA